A window of the Brassica napus cultivar Da-Ae chromosome C5, Da-Ae, whole genome shotgun sequence genome harbors these coding sequences:
- the LOC125587094 gene encoding uncharacterized protein LOC125587094 — protein sequence MDKSWIWLPRNSHEYSEGATNFVNSSAKRLGSLSEMLCPCRDCRNLSHQSLDKIVEHLVIRGMDKKYKSSRWSIHGEKRDSAEDSVLQYETEAFDLFKTTFSMDEGGPNPTTDNEDDEAPEEIEFKKKLRDAQTPLYSDCLKHTKVSAIMGLYRFKVKSGVSENYFDQLLVLLEDLLPEDNVLPKSLAAIKKFLKIFGFGYDSIHACKNDCILYRKEYENLESCPRCKVSRWEMDKHSNELKVGIPAKVLRYFPIKDRFRRMFRSQRMAEDLRWHYTNATEDGTMRHPVDSISWAQVNAKWPDFAADPRNLRLGISTDGMNPFSMQSTNHSTWPVLLVNYNTPPTMCMKAENIMLTLLIPGPTAPGNNIDVYLAPLIDDLKDLWAEGIEVYDSFAKENFNLRALLLWSISDYPALGTLSGCKVKGKQACNVCGKDTPARWLKFSRKFVYMSNRRRLPPGHRYRYKKAWFDNTVEEGNANRIQTGAEIYETLQAFTNDFGRPLEKEKKEKTRLPVRHNINVMHVEKNVSNAILSLLMQSAKSKDGLKARKDLEDIGIRKHLHTEVRGKKTYLPPAAYWLSKREKTIFCQRLAKFRGPDGYCGNIANSVSVNPPNIGSLKSHDHHVLVQNLLPAALRGLLHRGPRIAINRLCSYFNRLCQRIIDPEKLISMETEFVETMCQLERFFPPALFDIMFHLPLHLSREARLGGPVHFRWMYPFERYMKTLKAFVKNYARPEACMAEAYLAGECVAFCLEFLKESVPVQEAVNRNEDVEADRMVVEGRPLQKGIEVTLSDKDRDIAHRYVLMNMASLDPFLE from the exons ATGGATAAGTCGTGGATTTGGCTTCCAAG GAATAGCCACGAGTATTCAGAAGGAGCAACTAATTTTGTGAATTCGTCCGCAAAAAGATTGGGAAGTCTGTCTGAAATGCTATGCCCTTGTAGAGACTGCCGCAATCTGAGCCATCAGTCACTGGATAAAATTGTGGAGCATTTGGTGATTAGGGGTATGGATAAGAAGTATAAGAGTTCTCGTTGGAGTATTCATGGAGAAAAAAGAGATTCTGCAGAAGACagtgttcttcaatatgaaacAGAGGCGTTTGATTTGTTTAAGACAACATTCTCCATGGACGAAGGTGGTCCAAACCCGACAACTGACAACGAAGACGATGAAGCACCAGAGGAAATTGAGTTTAAGAAAAAGCTCAGAGACGCTCAAACGCCATTATACTCGGATTGTCTCAAGCACACAAAGGTTTCAGCTATCATGGGACTTTACAGATTCAAGGTTAAAAGTGGTGTGTCGGAGAACTACTTTGATCAGCTGTTGGTTTTACTTGAGGATTTGCTACCTGAAGACAATGTTCTTCCCAAGAGTTTAGCTGCAATCAAGAAATTTCTGAAGATCTTTGGGTTCGGCTACGACAGTATTCATGCTTGCAAGAATGATTGCATATTGTATAGGAAGGAGTATGAGAACCTAGAAAGCTGTCCAAGATGCAAAGTTTCAAGATGGGAAATGGATAAGCACAGTAATGAGTTAAAGGTGGGGATTCCGGCAAAGGTCCTTAGATATTTTCCAATCAAGGACAGGTTTAGGAGGATGTTTAGATCACAAAGGATGGCTGAAGATCTGCGTTGGCACTATACCAATGCCACTGAAGATGGTACAATGCGGCACCCTGTTGATTCTATCTCTTGGGCACAAGTGAATGCTAAATGGCCAGACTTTGCTGCTGATCCACGGAATCTTCGACTTGGGATTTCTACAGATGGGATGAACCCTTTCTCCATGCAAAGCACCAATCACAGCACATGGCCAGTGTTGTTAGTGAACTATAACACGCCTCCAACCATGTGTATGAAGGCTGAGAATATAATGCTGACTTTGTTGATCCCTGGTCCTACTGCTCCTGGTAACAACATTGATGTTTACCTAGCACCACTGATAGACGATCTAAAGGATTTGTGGGCTGAGGGTATTGAAGTGTATGACTCATTTGCGAAGGAGAACTTTAATCTCAGAGCCTTGCTGCTTTGGAGTATCAGTGACTATCCAGCCTTAGGAACACTGTCTGGATGTAAAGTAAAGGGGAAACAAGCCTGCAATGTATGTGGAAAGGATACACCTGCAAGGTGGCTTAAGTTTAGCCGCAAGTTTGTCTACATGAGTAACAGAAGGAGACTACCGCCTGGCCATCGTTACAGATATAAAAAAGCTTGGTTTGACAACACTGTGGAGGAAGGGAATGCTAATAGGATACAAACAGGCGCTGAGATATATGAGACACTACAAGCTTTTACGAATGATTTTGGTAGACCTCTAGAGaaggaaaaaaaggaaaagactaga TTGCCTGTTCGTCACAATATTAATGTTATGCACGTAGAAAAGAATGTGTCCAATGCTATATTGTCTCTGTTGATGCAAAGTGCGAAGTCAAAAGATGGGTTGAAAGCAAGAAAAGACTTAGAAGATATTGGAATCAGAAAGCACTTGCACACAGAGGTGAGGGGAAAGAAAACATACTTACCTCCTGCTGCCTACTGGTTATCGAAGAGAGAGAAGACCATTTTCTGCCAAAGGTTAGCTAAGTTTAGAGGCCCTGATGGTTATTGTGGTAATATTGCGAATAGTGTTTCAGTTAACCCTCCAAATATTGGTAGTTTAAAGTCGCATGATCATCATGTCTTAGTACAGAACTTGTTACCAGCTGCATTAAGAGGGTTGTTACATAGGGGTCCTAGGATAGCCATAAATAGATTATGCAGTTACTTCAACAGGTTGTGTCAGCGCATCATTGACCCAGAGAAACTTATATCCATGGAGACAGAGTTTGTGGAGACAATGTGTCAGCTGGAGCGCTTCTTCCCTCCAGCCCTTTTTGATATCATGTTTCACCTTCCACTACATTTATCAAGAGAGGCACGGTTGGGAGGACCAGTTCACTTCCGATGGATGTATCCCTTCGAAAG GTACATGAAAACACTAAAGGCTTTTGTTAAGAATTATGCAAGGCCAGAAGCATGTATGGCTGAGGCGTATTTAGCTGGAGAATGTGTTGCATTTTGTTTAGAGTTCCTTAAAGAATCAGTACCAGTTCAAGAAGCAGTTAATCGTAATGAAGATGTTGAGGCTGATAGAATGGTGGTTGAAGGCCGACCTCTGCAGAAGGGTATAGAGGTTACCCTGTCAGATAAAGATAGAGACATTGCACATCGATATGTGCTAATGAACATGGCATCTTTGGATCCCTTTCTTGAGTAA
- the LOC125586924 gene encoding uncharacterized protein LOC125586924 gives MHLEELQAKDARLAKNETLLWKNHTEHFTEWLKNKIHLDSKDSHSKEIRWLAFGPRNVALAHKGFIINGQRFHTDAVKLKTQNSGVTYEAFSMCRSSARDMRQVADMITYYGVIKEILVIDYHMFKVPLFRCNWANTANGVKEEDGFTLVNLHMNQAAYLKDPFILPSQAKQVFYSREDDASNWYVVMRAPPRGYHELETEEDLGGAPLPVQEVDDMGDDMDDDSVYVRDDCEGLLVVD, from the exons ATGCATTTGGAAGAGTTGCAAGCTAAGGATGCTCGATTGGCTAAAAATGAAACTTTGTTATGGAAAAACCATACTGAACACTTTACAGAATGGCTTAAAAATAAG ATTCATTTAGACTCAAAAGATAGTCATTCTAAGGAGATAAGGTGGTTGGCATTTGGACCAAGAAATGTTGCTTTAGCACATAAAGGATTCATCATCAATGGCCAACGGTTTCATACTGATGCGGTCAAGCTGAAGACACAAAACAGTGGAGTAACTTATGAAGCCTTTAGCATGTGTAGATCAAGTGCAAGAGATATGAGACAGGTCGCGGATATGATTACATACTATGGAGTGATAAAGGAGATTTTGGTCATCGACTATCACATGTTCAAAGTGCCACTCTTTAGATGCAACTGGGCAAACACAGCGAATGGTGTGAAGGAAGAAGATGGCTTCACTCTTGTTAACCTTCATATGAACCAAGCAGCCTATTTGAAAGATCCATTCATTCTACCTTCTCAAGCGAAACAGGTTTTCTACTCTAGGGAGGATGATGCTTCAAATTGGTATGTTGTTATGAGAGCACCACCTAGAGGTTATCATGAGTTGGAAACAGAAGAGGATTTAGGTGGTGCTCCTTTACCtgtccaagaagttgatgatatgGGTGATGATATGGATGATGATAGTGTATATGTTAGGGATGATTGTGAAGGTTTATTAGTGGTAGATTGA